The genomic segment CATCCTCTGGTTAGAAGCGTGATTTTAGGTAGCCGCTGCCCAGTCCCTTCACCGTCCTAGGCCAACAGGCTCTGCGCTGAGGTGAGAGACTGCCAGCGGCCAGTCTGCCCAAGGTCAGCCTTTTTCTCTTCTAAGGAATGCCCCGAGAGGTGCCGTGGAGCTCGGCTGAAAACATGGTTACCAGTGTTGGTCTCTGACCGAGGGCTGTGATAATTGGAAACAGAGGAAGTTTCTGGAACCCTGACATTTCCATCCCTGTGGAGCCCCAGGCGGGAGTCTAGGCCGGCGTGGATCCCCTACCTTGTTCTTATTCACTCGCTCAGTCAGCTCCgtcaactgcagcatgccaggctttcctgtccttcaccacctgccaaggcttgctcaaactcatgtccattgagtcggtgatgccatccaaccatctcatcctctgtcgtccccttctcctcccaccttcaatctttcccagcatccgggttttttccagtgagtcggctcttcacaccacgtggccaaagtattggagcgtcagcttcagcgatcagtccttccaatgaggattcagggttgacttcctttaggattgactggtttgatcagaTAAGGTTTCTTGATTCTTCTCGATAGGAAGTTCAGAGTCAGGGTCAAGTCTCTGCTGGGAAGATGCAAGTGCTATGGGGAAAGTTTGTACAAACTAGCAAAGGTGAAACGTTTGTGCTGTGGTTCTCAAGATAGCTGATCCACTGCTGAGAAGCTGGACTTTGCCACCTGTTACTTAGAAGGTCATGAGGAGCCCGAGCATCTCAGAGGGTCAGCCTGGGACTTCTTGATCCATCCCAAGTCCCCGCTCCTGTGGTCTGTCCATCTGATGCTGCTTTGTAGAACTTCTTGGATGGTAGTAAGTGAACTGATCTTAATAGAGTTATTCCAAGAGAGGCATTTTAGTTGTTTTCATAGTTAAGGATTCTGTAGGAAAGGGACTTGTCAATGTCCTTGAATTCTCTGAACACAGGacctccccctgcccacccccaccgaGTTTTAACCGTAGGAAATAGAATAATAATCAGTCATCCATtgttggtggtgggggtgggatgggggggtgATATCAAACCCACAAAGCAGCTTAATTATACCAGAAAAAGAAGTGGTGCCTTGGCTTACAAGATCaaatgttctttttgtttttttttaaaaaaaaaaaagctgttctcTATTGAAGTTCCAAGTGAGTTGAGAGGGTAATTCTGACACCTGGACGTGTGACCAGAAGCCCTAACCTGCATGCTCTTTCCTGAGGAGGGCTCTGGGCTCCGAGGCGTGAATCCAGGCCACCTGTCAGTCGCTCTCCTCCTGAAGGAGACGCCCTGTGAACTTGCAGTTGTGCGTCAGCCGCGCGCTGAGCAGGGTacacagtgtgtgtgttttgcagGGTGGAGTGTGCTCCCTGTGTGTCCTGGTTACAGGCTGTTTGATTTTCTGCAGAGTTCTTTCCAAAAGCCCTTTTAGGTTGATGAGTTAAGTTTCTTACAGATAAAACCCCCGATGAAGCCAAGGGAACTCCCATTCTAGCAGAGAGTGTAGGCACCATCAGCAATGTGCAGAGTGGGCCTGGCATTTGGGAAATGATGGGAAATGTGAACACAGAAATTACGGTGAAGGCTGTGGAAACCTTAGTAGAAGTCCAGGCAGAACACAGGAGAAGGGACCACGCTCTTCTCCAGCCAGGTCCCCACAGCACCATCGCAGCGCCCAGCCCAAGACACTTTGTCATAAATTTCCCCTGGTGGCTTGTCCTGTTTGTAATTAACCTGGTGGTCCTCATGGTTCTAGTAAGTTCTGTCAGCCAGACTAAGAGATGAGCTTATTTGTACATAAGAATGTTGTGCCAGCAGTTGGCACATTCAAGTCCTGGATTGCTGATGAAGTTTCTGAATTCCTGAGGCTGACACACACATACCCGTTCTCTCTCCTCCCGCGGTCAGAGAGCCAGCAACCTTACTGCCCTCGGCGCCTGATTGCAGCCTGAAGAGCTGCGGCCCTGGTGGCCTGAGCAGGGGAGGTGGTCACCTTTCACCTAGATTCCCAGATGTCGTGTCCAGTGTCACACTTTATAGCTGTCAGGAGCCCAGAATAGAACGACGGGACTTAGAGAGGCGGCCACTCCCATCAGCCAGACCATTCCTTTCGCAATTAAACTGAGCTCACACTGAAGCTAGATTTTTTCCCCAGCTTTTTCCTATTACATGTGTCACAGAGATGCCAATACATCCTACATGGAACTCGACTGGTCCATTCCTGACCTTTCAGAGCAGAGGTCCCCAGCCTGGGATCCAGGGACCCCTGGGGATGATCCGTAGATGAGTTTCAAAGGGGTCCATGAAACCCAGGAAATTCTAAGCAGAGTTTTACTAAtatgtttgcatttctctggggaGAGGGTGCCGGTGTTTGGTGCACACTCTAGAGTGTGCAAGGACCCCAGGAAGACTGAACCACTGTAGTCCATGCAGGAAAGAGTTTGATAAGAGGCCATCCGTGTTGACCAGGAAGCcgtccctccctctccctgctaCTTCTAGTtgctcttctccagggtgtcttctctttttcatttgcCATCAATCCATTGATCATCTTCCACATGGGAGACCCCACTGATGCTTTGAGAACCAGAGGAATGAGTCAGAAATGACCTCCACGCCTATGGAGCTGAGAGCCCAGAGAAGGCGACTAGACTGTGGGGCAAAGAGTGAAGAGGAATGAGAGGTCATATGGCCCTCTACTCAAAACGTCTCCGCCGTGTTCTTGCCCACCCTGTGCCCGTCTCATCCCATGGGGAGGGCCACTCTCTGCCAGGAGGAACTCCGTGGGCAGCCCCAGCTACATGAACGTTCTTCTTTACATGGAGTCTGACTTTTGCCTCCCCTGGTTGGTCCTAGATGACCTACCCCCGACTTCTCGCCCCCATGGGGCCTCTTCTGTGCCCCAGGCCTTCAGTGTTTAAAGATGGACCTCACTTCATTCTGAAACCCTTTCTAAGCCACCAACCCCATGCCTGCAACGTATCCTCAAGTGACAAGGTTCTGAGTCCTTTGAGCTTCTACCATGGATTAGAATGTGAAATGGCCCTATAACAGTTTCATAGCTTGTGTACAGTTTTGTAAGTGTTATCCGTCATGGTCTTTGTGATTCCTATACAGGGATTCATAAGGTCAGTTCTGTACCAGACAAACGGAGATGTTTGCTGTTATTCAGTAATAATATTTAGTGTATCTGTTAATATGTAGCTCGTCTTAAGTAACAGACTCAAGAACAATAGTGGTTTGAAGAAGAGAAGCTTGTCTCTCATTTAGAAGTCTGGAGATGggcatcccagggctgatcctgCTCTGTGGTGCCCAGTTGACCCAGACTTCTGTTTGTTGCTCTTCCCTGAACAACTTGCATCTTCAAAGTTACCTCATGGCCCCAGATGGCTGCTCTAGCTCTAGCCATCACATCACCTTCCAACCTGCAGTGGGaaggacaaagaaaaagagaagcgaAGGGCTGCTCCTGCCATCTTTCAAGGTTCCCAAAAGCTGCTACAGGACCCCACCGCTTACATCTGAGTAACCAGAACTCAGTGATGTGGCTACCCTCAGTTGCCGTGCAGGCTTTGTTCTGAGCATCCTTGTGCCTGGCTAAGAAGTGAGGCTTCTGTGGATCTGGAAGGAAGGGACACAGCTATTGAGGAACAGCAGCCGTGTCTCTTGCTTTGGGTGTCCCTTCCTCTCTGGCTGTTACAAAGCTTACCACTTACTTGGCCTGAGGTTACCAGACTAAGCCATGCCCTCTCCCCCTGCACCTCTCATTCTGTTCTTCCTCAAAGTTTCAGTGTGAATGTATCTCTGATGGTGAAGTTGACTCAGATCATTTTGGGAAGCAGATTCGCtgtaaaaaaagtgaaattagaaTAATGTCCAATTTAAATGCACAGATTGCCAGATGCAGTATTATTCTATGGCCACTCGGGAAAGGAAAGAATGCTGCCGATTCAGCCGTGACCTGCTCTCACTCTAGAGATGGGTCCTGAGTTCCGAGAcgttaaaaataggaaaacacaCGCACGCCTTAGAGTTGTCGAAATGTGAGGCCAGGAGCCAGTATTTATTTCTCTTAAGAAAGAAGGATGGATGTCTTGGTGAATCAAAGGATGGTCCTGAGGGGGCGTCCACATTCGCTCCACGACACACCGTTCAGCGTCAGCTTAACTCACGCGTGTAGCCATGTCCATGGTGGTGAATGAACCGGAACGTGTTATCTGACTTGGGGAACTTGGTTCGACTTGAGCACTCCAGTCGGCTGTCTGACcggtgggaggagggaaggaatagCGCTGCTTTCCGTCTGTCCTGTTGTCTGAGCACACACCCCTGCCCGACTTCGTGTCTAATTCCCAGCAGCACCTCGGGGATGGGCTGGACATCTTCCCCACGGAAGGTCAGCGTTCTCTTCTCTCCGTTTCAGGAAATGAATGGGGTGCTGAAAAACATGCTCTCGGAGTGGTTCTCCTCGGGGTTCCTGAACCTGGAGCGGGTCACCTGGCATTCCCCGTGCGAAGTGCTCCAGAGAATCAGCGAGTGAGTGTGGCGCTGCCGCTCTGCTTAGGTTTCAGCTGAAAGCCAGCCTCCATTCCCCGCCTCCCCACCCGTGTACGTTTCCTCCTGAGCCTGATAAAACCCAAACACGGTATTCCCAGGGGTGGCTGTCCTAGCAGATGATGCCAAGACCACGAGGAGAAGAGGGCGCAGATAGAGACTGGCCCTTCTGCCAGTGAACCTGCATGAGGGGTCTCGGCTACGTGCTCATAGTTAAAGCCCTCAGGagacttccttggcggtccagtgggtgagactctgagcttccagtgcagggggcacgggtttggtccctgatcagggagctaagatcctgcatggcacacggcatagccaaaaaataaatgataataataaacgtCTAAAAGCTCTTAATCCCACTTCTGCCCAAAGACCCCCATGATCAGAGCTGCCCAGACTCACAGACCAAGAGTGGGCATTAGTCACCCAGACAGCATCGTCCCAACCAGCTGTTAAAATGTCTCCCTTGGATAAGAATCTCCAAACTCACAACACAGTGAGCGAATCCAGCCTGCCCTGGACACAGTGAAAGGCAGGTTGGCAGacagtgctgctgctgtgtcTCGTGTTGAAACAGCAGTGGTGGCCGAGGTGGCTGGACTAGCAGAACCCGCCAGGCAATGCATGTCCACGGGCAGCGATGGCTTCAGACATCGGAGATTCAGAGCAGACGCAAGACCCCCAGTGACAGGCATCTGGTCAAGCCCCTGTGTTACAATCTACCGCACAACCGCTCCCCCAGGGCCTGGTGAACTAGGCTTTAAGATCCGGGCCAAGAGCACAGTTTCGTGTGTAAGATGGTCATCAGCTCTGGCTCGTCTCAGTCGGTTCCGCTTCACGCTAAAACGATCTCTGAATTTCCTCCCGAGTCCCTCGAAGTTGTATTTACAGGGTTTCTCTGACCTGAGTGAATAGCCGAGTAGGACTCTGCCCTGGCTGTCTGACCCGTGAACTGTGACGTTTGTCTCGCTTCGTTGTCTCCTGCCCGCCAGGGCTGAGGCCGTGCACCCCGTGAAAACCTGGATGGACATGAAGCGACGCGTGGGGCCCTACCGGAGGTGCTACTTCTTCTCTCACTGCTCAACGCCAGGGGAGCCCCTGATCGTCCTGCATGTGGCCCTGACCAATGAGATCTCCAGCAGCATCCAGGTACCTGCGTGCCCTCGGTTCAGGGCAGGGAGGTGACCCAGAGTGGGGCCCCGTGGCCCCGGAGGAGGGCCAGCGTGCTTCTGCAGGGCTCAAGGGGAGCGTTTTGCACGGAGGCCCCAGAGAGGCCTGCCTAAGGGCCAGGAGTCATGATTCCACAGTTTGCATGAGAATTTGGCATGATGGAAATGATACAGCGCTGGGCACACGGCCGCAGAGGTTGTGAGACCACCGCCTCCAGAGAGATCTCAGGACGTATAGCCTCTGGAGCTGGTCTCGGGGGCCAGGGGAGACTGTCTCTCTACCCTGGGGTCCCTTGTGTTTTCCAGACAATCATAGTGAAGGAGTGCCCCCCGTCAGAGACGGAGGAGCGGAACAAGATCACCACAGCCATCTTCTACTCGCTGAGCCTGACCCAGCAGGGGCTGCAGGGCGTGGAGCTGGGCGCCTTCCTCATCAAGCGGGTGGTGAAGGAGCTGCAGGTGAGTGAGCCGGGCGCTGGTCCCGCCCTGTGTGTCCCCACCTCAGGGTGGCCGAGGAGTCCTGCCCTTGTCTCAGGGAGAAGGTGACTCTCCAGGCCAGGGTGATCAGGAGGGGTGGAAAAGTACCAGGTGCCCCGTGGCAGCTCCTGggagccccgagacgcctcagcaggtaGAAGGCATGCTGAGAAAAAGGCCCCCGAAACTAGCCTCTCATGGACCAGGAGGCTCAGATGCATCCCAAGGGCGGCGGCATCTGCAGGGGGCCTTGCACCCGGGCTGGTGGGGCCGCTTCCGCCTGGCACGCGGTCACCAGCAGGCTCCCATGGTCCAGTCCTGGCCCTGACAAGCACCGCCCAGCCACCCTCAGCCACTCGTCTGCAGGGAGCCCTGAGCTCAGGCCAGGCAGCTGGAAGGTGCTGACACGCAGTTCTCTTGGTTGCCCTGGGAAACAGAAGCATCTGGTCCACTGCTTAAAACCATCTCCTGAGGGGCTGGGGCAAACTGTGAGGCGTAGAGTCTCATTTCTTAGGTAAAGTAATTAGACGGTTAAGAACGGGCTCTGAGAGCGGTGCTCTCTGTGCCTGCGGTCTACACACGCGGCGGCCTCCGCAGCCCCTCCTCAGAGAGTGATGGGCCAGGGTGGAATTCAGATGCTTGTGTGTCTCGCGGTAGACTCGTCACGTTACGCCTGAGTTCTCGGGATGCAGTTGGGCATCAGCTTCTAGATTCAGACCCTGCCGCTCTCTCCCCAGAGGTAATCAGAGCACCTGTTCTAGTTACTCTTGAGttcttctcttctgcttctctgatgAAGGTGTTGATGacaggggtggggttgggggagcgAGCGTGAGGGTCACGAAGGCAGTCAGAGGAGGAGGCGCGTCCGGGGACCCACCCACGAGCTCTGCTCCTGAGTCCTGCGGCCCAGGAGCCGCGCCGCCCACAGACGTCCGCTCCCCATCTGGGCTAGGAGCAGGATGGCCCTCTGGGGAGTCTGGAGGGAAGCACAGCCCTGTCCCCACAGAGGCCTGCGTGGGGGGTTATGAAAGATGGGAGGAGCAGGGTTAGGAGCGGCCGGGGGTCGTCTTAACAGCATCCTGTTGTTGAAGTTGTGGTTCTGGATCCTGAGTGACGACGAGGACTGTAAATCCTCGTCATGTATGTAAATCCAGACAGCAGGATGTGAGAGAGCTGTCTCCGCCTTGTAAACACcgccaggaggcagaggagatCCTCTCTGTCCGCCCAGAGAGCACTCAGCTCAGAGTGCTGGAGGGTGctgcttccttttcttctgtCCTGAACTTTAAGATGTTTCTTCTGTAGTGAGCGTATGTGATATTTTCAGTTGGAAAATTCTGGCTTCTGTGAAACGAGCTTGAGGTCGCTGTGCGATTTGAATAGCAGTGATTGAACCGTGTTATCTGATGTGGAGACCTACCCTtgccccccgcccccgtcccGTCCCTCCCATCCTCCACCCTCATTGGTATTGTTAGGTGATCAGTTACTCATTCAACAGACGGTCACTGGGTACTCGTGTGCCGAGCACCAAACCCAATTACAAGGCCTCAGCAGCGTCCCtaagaggggcctggtgggctctatCAGGCCCCCCCACTCCGTAGCGACCCACCCCTCCAATTCAGGCAAGTCCCCCAGCTTGCCTGCTCAGATGGCGTTGCAGGTGGACACATCACAAGGGGAGGCTTATCCTGGGGCCACAGGACACCTCCAGGACCCCTGCAGGCCGCAGATTCTTGCTAACTGTCCCTGGAGAGAAGAAAGAGTAGCCCACTGCACGTGGTGCCCTGTCTGCCACGCGGCGGCACCCGGAGGCTCGCAACACGTAGGCCGTAAACACGGGGGTGTCTGTGTCCCGTGCCTCAGCCCTGAAGCGTGTGTGTGttctctcccccctcctcccccgccccccacgccTGCAGAAGGAATTCCCCCCACTGGACGCCTTTTCCAGCCTGTCTCCCATCCCTGGCTTCACCAAGTGGCTCCTGGGGCTGCTCAAGTCCAAAGCCAAGGAGCACGGGCGGAGTGGACTGTTGACGGACTCTGAGAGTCAGGAGATCGCCGAGCTCACGGGCGGCCCCGCGCTTGAGACACTGCAGACGCTGCTGAGCAGCAGCGAGTGGGCGCAGTCGGAGCAGCTGGTGCGGGCACTGCAGGCCCCGCTGATGCGGCTGTGCGCCTGGTACCTGTACGGGGAGAAGCACCGGGGCTACGCGCTCAACCCCGTGGCCCACTTCCACCTGCAGAACGGGGCCGTGCTCTGGCGCATCAACTGGCTGGCCGACGTCAGCCTCAAGGGCGTCACGGGCGCCTGCGGCCTGATGGTCAACTACCGCTACTTCCTAGAGGACACGGCCGCCAACAGCACCGCCTACCTCGGCTCCAGGAGCATCAAGGCCTCCGAGCAGGTCCTCAGCCTGGTGGCGCAGTTCCAGAAGAACAGCAAACTCTAGCGTCACGCTCGCCGAAGCCGCTGGACGTCCCCTGGCCCAGGAAACGACGAtttcctgggggtggggatgtGGGGTTGTGCACCCAGAGGCACTTCTAGAGTAAAGCGGAATTGAACTGTGGTCTCTGGCCTGTAGCGGGCTCACACTGGGAGGCCGGGCCCCAGCTTCCATGGCGAGAGGGAAAGCGCATTACCGCCGGGTGGTGGTGGGTATCGGTGGCTGTGGGCTGGGTGGGGATGCGGGGCCCTCCCCCAGGGATTCCGTCATGACCTTGGCCTGGCCCACTGCCCTGGCACAGCCTTCAGAAGCCACCTCTCATCCTAGGGTGGGGtgggtgccaggccctgggcagaTGGCCCAGATGACAACGGATGCTCCTCCGAGCTTAGAACACAGTTCAGCCGTGGTCACCTTAGCCAACTGTCTCCACAGATGGCGAAATGGTTTGCAAATCTGCACAAACTTCACTTGGTTAAATTACTGGACACAAGAGTTGTCATCGCCCGGGATTTAACCTGGATTATAGACTTGATTCAAGTTCATAATGAACTTCATAGCAGAGAACAAGTTTGTTCTGTGAGGCATTAAACGCATGGTTATTCACTGTCGCGTGGTGGTTGTCTTTGAGATCTGAGGCCTCAATAGCTGTGCCCTTGATCCCCAGCCAGCCCGCAGGCACGTCTGGTCTCTGTGAAACCGGCCCGGAGCAGGTGGCCTGAGGACAGAGGGGAAGGGGGTTGTGGGGGGCGCAGGGGGTGTGGTGTTGAATCAGGCAGCAGGTCCCCCACTTTGCTTGCCTTTCACCTTCCAGACCCATCCCTGGGCCTTCTCTGTGGCTTCAGTGTGCCGCTTGGGGCCTGGTAACACATAACGTGACCTCGGTCACAGCTAGAACCTGTGCTTTTTCTGTGTCCTGGTGGAAGCAGGGTCCTCCTTCTGGGTGCTGCTTGGAGCTGATGCTGGAGGCACTGGGGCTCTGCAGGCCTAATGTCACCGCCCTCCAGAGCTTGGAAAGAGTTCAGACACCGACTGCTTGCATGTGGCAGGCGGGGCCTGAGATTACAGTCCCCAGTTCCCGCACTCTGCACCTTATCTCTGTTCAACCTCGTATGTGAGAATCTTCAAACAGACACAAAGGTGGGCAAGTAATATAATTGTGTGCTTGTATAACCCTGTAGTATAACCCTGTGTGCTGATCACCCAGCTTCCATAGTCATCGATAATTTTCCATTTCTGTCACACCTTATTTCTTATAATGCCTCACATGTAGGTGCTCTGTGAAGACTATGCTGGATGGGTGCTGTGCAaatgggatggatggatgggatggatgggtggatgatgggatgaatgggtgggtggatggatggatgggatggatggatgatgggatggatggatgggtggatgatgggatggatggatgggtagatggatggatgggtggatgatgggatgggtggatgggtggatgatgggatggatgggtggatgatgggatggatggatgggtggatgatgggatggatgggtagatgataggatgaatgggtgggtggatgatgggatggatggatgggtagatgatgGGAtaaatgggtgggtggatgatgggatggatggatgggtggatgatgggatggatggttgggtggatgatgggatggatggatgggtggatgatgggatggatggttgggtggatgatgggatggatgggtggatgatgggatggatgggtggatgatgggatggatggttgggtggatgatgggatggatgggtggatgatgggatgaatgggtgggtggatgatgggATGGATGTATGGAtgatgggatggatggatgggtagatggatggatgggtggatgatgggatgggtggatggtgggatggatgggtgggtggatggaatggatgggtggatgatggcTGGATGACAGGTTGATGATGCTGGATGGGTGGGTAGGAAGGCTGCTATGCTCTGAGTGTTCGTGCCCCACCGGGTCTCACATCTGGACTCTGG from the Capra hircus breed San Clemente chromosome 18, ASM170441v1, whole genome shotgun sequence genome contains:
- the MLYCD gene encoding malonyl-CoA decarboxylase, mitochondrial — encoded protein: MRVLGPSLSAGRLLRLRLPPWQPQPPGPRLSSGRPAAAGALERAMDELLHRAVPAMPAYELREKTPARAENQCADFVSFYGGLAETAERAELLSRLARGFGVDHSQVAEQSAGVLQLRQQPREAAVLLQAEDRLRYALVPRYRSLFHHISKMEGGVRFLVRLRADLLEAQALKLVEGPHVREMNGVLKNMLSEWFSSGFLNLERVTWHSPCEVLQRISEAEAVHPVKTWMDMKRRVGPYRRCYFFSHCSTPGEPLIVLHVALTNEISSSIQTIIVKECPPSETEERNKITTAIFYSLSLTQQGLQGVELGAFLIKRVVKELQKEFPPLDAFSSLSPIPGFTKWLLGLLKSKAKEHGRSGLLTDSESQEIAELTGGPALETLQTLLSSSEWAQSEQLVRALQAPLMRLCAWYLYGEKHRGYALNPVAHFHLQNGAVLWRINWLADVSLKGVTGACGLMVNYRYFLEDTAANSTAYLGSRSIKASEQVLSLVAQFQKNSKL